From the Desmodus rotundus isolate HL8 chromosome Y, HLdesRot8A.1, whole genome shotgun sequence genome, one window contains:
- the LOC139440619 gene encoding testis-specific Y-encoded protein 2-like — MEAEASGAARGAPGSLLASAQEGGAVELRAEELCSAELGPGLDRVRRVLAAEATVAAGDGSVAAAGAEVRPDAGGGDEDVAGESQLGEDEEPEVRQSADLAEQWGEEQGPEGGLVAVQPFVAEGVDLTHVEQVWAADASLGPGGKVWLDLHVGRQEEVLAQEPSVEGEEGEVPRGPDGAGEWDQGQSIRGQLAAGEEFVLEGAGCPLEGQVVEEAEEESQAEAKGQGQGSGKQPRAGPGPRGPCSWSPLEALEALQLEMEPVNEQARRAFSRLQRRTWQRRQPHLELRSTLIQRLRGFWPEAFVNHPELSAMISDQDKSMLSFMIDLKVEKSKDHCKILLLFRRNPYFRNDVVVKEYVITLTGSRASYSTPIQWHKHYEREAYSRRHNNSSLNFFNWFSDHSLAGSGRIAEYICNDLWPNPLKYYGKKTEAGEETEKRTGEKALPGNAADGCQEGQAITLVVASGSTEHTWDIPLVKRQRREDWGHRGHSVAQEDFGDVPVPLAQSCHPPSLLDICR; from the exons ATGGAGGCCGAGGCGAGTGGGGCGGCCCGGGGTGCCCCTGGCTCCCTGCTGGCGTCGGCGCAGGAAGGTGGTGCTGTGGAGCTGAGGGCAGAGGAGTTGTGCAGTGCAGAGTTGGGGCCCGGGCTGGACCGCGTGAGGCGGGTGTTGGCAGCTGAGGCAACAGTGGCGGCCGGGGATGGGAGCGTGGCAGCAGCAGGCGCGGAGGTGAGGCCAGATGCGGGGGGCGGGGACGAGGACGTGGCGGGCGAGTCGCAGCTGGGTGAGGATGAAGAGCCTGAGGTGAGGCAGAGCGCTGACCTGGCTGAGCAgtggggggaggagcaggggcccGAGGGTGGGTTGGTGGCTGTGCAGCCGTTTGTGGCAGAAGGGGTGGACCTCACGCACGTGGAGCAGGTTTGGGCGGCCGATGCAAGTTTGGGGCCAGGGGGAAAGGTCTGGCTAGATCTGCAtgtgggcaggcaggaggaggtgTTGGCCCAGGAGCCGtcggtggagggagaggagggtgaggTCCCACGGGGGCCCGACGGGGCCGGGGAGTGGGACCAGGGGCAGAGCATTCgggggcagctggcagctggggaggagttTGTGCTGGAGGGCGCGGGCTGCCCGCTGGAGGGGCAGGTGgtggaggaggcggaggaggagtCACAGGCGGAGGCAAAGGGACAGGGCCAGGGGTCAGGGAAGCAGCCgcgggcagggccaggccctcgTGGGCCCTGCAGCTGGTCCCCACTGGAGGCGCTAGAGGCGCTCCAGTTAGAGATGGAGCCCGTGAACGAGCAAGCCAGGAGGGCCTTCTCTCGGCTCCAGCGCAGGACTTGGCAGAGGCGACAGCCCCACCTGGAACTCAGGAGCACCCTTATCCAGCGGCTGCGTGGATTCTGGCCCGAAGCT TTTGTCAACCACCCTGAGTTGTCAGCCATGATCAGTGACCAAGACAAAAGCATGCTGAGCTTCATGATCGACTTGAAG GTGGAGAAGAGCAAGGATCACTGCAAGATCCTGCTGCTGTTTCGCAGGAACCCCTACTTCCGCAATGATGTGGTTGTCAAGGAGTATGTCATCACGCTCACAG GGTCTAGGGCGTCCTATTCCACTCCCATTCAGTGGCACAAGCATTACGAACGAGAGGCCTACAGTCGCAGGCACAACAACAGCAGCCTTAACTTCTTCAACTGGTTCTCTGACCACAGCTTGGCGGGCTCTGGCAGGATTGCGGAG TACATCTGTAACGACCTGTGGCCCAATCCACTGAAGTACTACGGGaagaagacagaggcaggagaggagaccGAGAAGAGGACAGGTGAGAAGGCATTGCCTGGTAACGCAGCAGACGGGTGCCAG GAAGG CCAGGCCATCACGCTGGTGGTGGCATCAGGCTCCACAGAGCACACTTGGGACATCCCGCTAGTGAAAAGGCAGCGGCGTGAGGACTGGGGACACCGTGGGCACAGCGTGGCCCAAGAGGACTTTGGCGATGTGCCCGTGCCT CTGGCGCAGAGTTGTCACCCGCCCTCGCTCTTGGACATCTGCCGTTGA